CCGCGATCACCTCATCACGCTCATCACGCCGATCGTCGAAGTCGATGGCCGCGATCGGCTGGTCGACATCGTGCGCTGGCACATGGCCCATCCGAACGATACGCCCCTCCCCCTCATCTACTGGGGACATTACGTCGCCCACGACAACAACCGCGATGCAATGGGCGTGACGCTCAAGCTGACACAGAACGTGATGAACACGTACGTCGCGTGGAACGCGCAGGTGTTGCACGACCTGCACGAGTCGGTGCCGTACCTCTATGACAACACTATCGGCGACGAACCATACAACGCCTGGATCGATCCGCTCCTCGCCAACGAATGGCAGATGATCGGGTGGAACAACGTGCAGGAGATGACACGCTTCGGCATGCCGGGCGTGTTCGCCCACGGCGATTTCGACACGTGGTCGCCGGGCTACTTGATGTTCATTGCCGCGCTGCACAACGGCATCAGCCGGTTGTACGAGACGTTCGGCAACGGCGGCACCGCCGAGACGCTCGAGCGCACGCTCTCGGCGGACGAGACGGCAAAGACCTGGTATCGCCAGGATCCGCCGCTGCCGCGCGTGAAATGGTCGCTCCGCGACAACAACAACTACGAGCAGACCGGCCTTCTCGTCTCACTCGAATACTTTGCCGATAATCGCCAGCTCTTCCTCGAGAACTTCTACACGAAGTCCAAGCGTTCCATCCTCAAGGCCAGGACCGAAGGCCCGGCGGCCTACGTGCTGCCGGCGGATGATCCCCGGTTAGGCGCACAGGCGGACCTGTTGCGCGTGATGCAGCGCCAGCACGTCGAGGTGTCGCGCGCCACGGCGCCGTTCACCGTGCGCGTACCGGCGCCGCACGCCGCGCCGGCGGGCGGGCGCGCCCAACGCGGAAGCCATCCCGCCGACACGACGGCCGCCGCCAAGACGGAAACGCGGACCTTCCCCGCCGGCAGCTACATCATTCGCATGGACCAGCCGTACTCGCGCATCGCGGACGCGATTCTCGACTACCAGTACTGGTCGCCGGACGACCCGCAGAAGCATCCGTACGACGACACGGGGTGGACGTTCCCCGAAGGCTTCGCCGTGGAATGCGTGCGCGTGGTGGACACCGCCGTGCTGCGCGCGCCGATGACGCGCGTGACCAACGACATCACCGCGCCGGGCGGCATCCACGGCGCCGGCTCGACGTTCGCGATCGACAACACCGGCGACAACGCGCTGATCACCCTGCGCTATCGGCTCAAGTCCGCCGACATCCGCGTGGCCGAAGAGGCATTCGACGCCGCGGGACATCACTTCGCGCGCGGCTCGATGCTGGTGAGCGGCGTGAGCCGCGACGACCTCGGCCATGCGGCGACGGCGTTAGGCATCCAGCCCTACGGACTCCGCGCCGTGCCCAACGTGAAGACGCACCCGGCGCGCGCGCCGCGCATCGCCATCGTGCACCCGTGGGAAGGCACGCAGACCGAAGGATGGTGGCGGCTGGCGTTCGACGGACAACACGTGCCGTACGAATACATCAGCACGCAAACCGTTGCCGCGACCGCGGACCTCAACGCCAAGTACGACGTGATCGTCTTCCCGCCGGCCGGCTACAGCATCAATTCGATCATCGCCGGCATGCCGATGTGGCGAAATCCGATGCCGTGGAAAACGACGCCCGAAACGCCCAACATCGGCCGCCTCGATTCCACCAGCGACATCCGACCCGGACTCGGCTACGACGGCATCGAGCACCTCCAGCGCTTCGTGAAGAACGGAGGCCTGCTCATCACCGCCGGGGACATCTCGGATCTCGCGATGCAGACCGGGCTGACCAACGGTGTGAGCAGCGAGTCGCCGCGGTCGCAGGAAGTGGTGGGCAGCCTGCTGCGCACGCGACTGGTGGATGCCGCGAGCCCCATCGCGTACGGCATCAAGGACAGCCTGGCCGTGTACAGCGACGACGGCGAGAGCTACGGCGTGAGCAACTTCTACGGCGGCCGCGGCCGGCGGCGCCGGTTAGGCGGCGAGAGCATCACGCGCGAAACCGGGCGCGGGACCGCCGATGAGTCGGAAGCGGTGCAGGGCCGGCCTCCGCTCACGCCGGACGAAGAGCGTCCCGCGGAGCCGCACGTCGAGCCGTGGCAGGCGGCGCCGGTCACCGATGAGCAGACGCGCAACGCCCTCGACCTCGTCCCGCCCGATCAGCGCCCGCGCGTCATTCTGCGCTATGCGGACCGGCAGAACCTGCTCGTGTCGGGCTTGCTGGACGGCGGCAGCGACATCGCCGACCGCCCGGTCGTGATCGATGCGCCGTTAGGCAAGGGACACGTGGTGTTGTTCGCCAACAACCCCGTGTACCGCGGCGAGACGATCGGGAGCTACACGCTCGTCTTCAACGCCATCATGAACTGGGACGACCTGAACGCCGGCCGCCGCCTGGATGCTCGTTAGGCAGCGGCAGGCGATGCTGTGCCGTTCACGCGGCGCAGCCAGCGCCAGTGCACCGCGAACAGGACGATCGCTGCCAGCAGCAGCAATCCGTTGGTCACCAACGACTTGTCGGTGTCGTAGCGCACGTGCGCGAGACGGTCGCTCACCCGCGCTTCGTACACCGCCCGCAATACGGAATCCGGCAAGGTCCGCGTCGAATCCCGGGTGATGCGCACGGGGCCGACGCCGCGATCCACGATGGTCGCCTTGTACGCAGCAAACGAGGTCAGCGATTCGCCAAACACGCTGTTCGACTGGAGTGGATTGGCGCGGTCGAACATCGTGCCGATGATCGAGGAGATGGTGATGAGGCCGACGACGATGGCCAGCAGGCACACGGTGAATCCATAGAACTGCGGTATACGGTTAGGCTTTTCCACGGTGTCTCCGCGAAGCGCGAGGGTGAACGACCCGAACAACCAGGAAAGGAGAAGCAGAGCTACAAACAGGAAGCCGGCCGCGTCTGGGCACGAACCCTGGCCGACATCAGAGGCGAACGCATGCCGTTCATGTGTCAAGGCGGGTAGGATGTGGTCTTCGACGCCACGATGCCAGGCCTTGGGCGCACCAATATGACGCGCCCGCGGCCCGTTAGGAAGAGCACCTTCGGTCGCGCGACCAAAACGGGCCCTCGGCCGATGCGCAACTAATTGTCCACACACTGCGCAAGCTTCTTCACACCTTCGCGGATCTCGTGAGAAGTGACCCCGCCGTAGCCAAGGATGAGCCCGCCCCGCGCGGGCCGCTTGAAATAGCAACCGGAGAGCGGCGTGACCAGAATGCTCCGTGCCGCCGCCCGGCGTGCGACGGCCTCGTCGCTCATCCCCCGCGGGAGCATCACCGCCAGATGGAGCCCCGCCGCCGCGCCGATGACCTCGAGGCCGTCGCCGACCTCCTCCCGTAAGGCATCGACCAACGCCTGCCGCCGTTCCATGTACACCATGCGCATGCGCCGGATGTGACGGGCGAAATGCCCCTCGCGGATGAAATCGCTCACGACCGCCTGATAGAGCGTCGATGAGAACACGTCGAACGCATCGCGCATCGCCGAGAACGCCGGGATCAGGTCCTTGGGCACGACGACATAGCCTAACCGGAGGGCCGGGAACAGCACCTTGCTGAACGTGCCGACGTAGATCACCCGCGCGTCGGTGTCCATGCTGTGGAGCGACGCGATCGGCCGGCTGTCGAACCGGTACTCGCTGTCGTAGTCGTCCTCGATGATCCAGGCGCCGGCGCGCGAGGCCCAGTCGAGCAGCGTCATGCGCCGGGTCGCGCTCATCGTCACGCCTAACGGATGCTGGTGCGAGGGCGTGATGTACACCGCCCGCGCGGTCGGCGCCGCGCGGGCGCCGCGAGCGACGTCGAGCCCTTCGTCATCCACGGGAACCGGGATCATGCGCGCGCCCGCCGCCAAGAGCGCCTGCCGCGCGCCGGGATACGCCGGATCTTCCACCCACACCCGATCGCGCGCGTCGAGCAGCACCCGCGCCGCGACCAACAATCCCTGCTGCGATCCCGTCGTCACCATGATCTGCGACGCATCGCACCGCACCGCGCGCGCCGCGCCAAGGTACTCCGCGATCGCCTCGCGCAGCGACCGGTCGCCCATCGGATCGCCGTACGCCATCATCGCGCGCGTCACGCGGCGCGCGTGCCGGTTCACGAGCCGCGCCCACACCGCGGTCGGGAACTGGTCCAGCGCCGGCAGGCTGATGCGGAACGCACCCGGATTGCCTAACCACGACTGGTCGGTCTGGAAAATCGTGCCCGCCAACCGCGACCCGCGGCGCGGCCCCGCTCCGTTAGTCGGGCGGACCGCGCCGTGGCGCGCGGCCGGTCTGCCGATGAGCGGCGTGCGCTCGGGTATCGACCTGGCAACACACGTCCCCGCCCCGACGAACGTCTCCAGATACCCCTCGGCGTGCAGTTGCTCGTACGCGCCCAACACCGGGATGCGCGACACGCCGAGCTCGGTTGCGAGCTGGCGCGTGGACGGCACGCGCTGCCCCGGCTTGAGCTGGCCCGCCAGGATCGCCGCCTGAAACCACTCGTACACCTGTCGATACAGGGGCGTGCGCCGTCGCGCGTCGATCGCGACCGGCGGCACGAAGCTCGGAGCCAAACGCGACATGCCGGATCCTTGAAAGTGGTCATATCAGTTTGCGCCTAAGCGGTTATTGAGGCAAGCCACTCGCGGTCCTATTCTGCACCGTGAAGCCGGCGGCCGCTCGCCGCGGCCGCGTCCGCCTAACTACACCGGAGCCGCTGATGACGGCGTTCGCCAGAGTCGCCTGGAGTCTCACAGCATGCGCGGTTGTCACGCTCGCTTCGCGTGCCGGCGCGCAGACGGCCGACACGATGGCGACGTGCACGCCCGCCTGCCCCGCGCCGCATCAGGCGCTCAGCGACGCCTGGTGGACCGGTCCATTGCTCGCGCCCTCCGCGGGTACGCTGACACCCGGACACTTTCTCATCGAGCCGTACTTCTACGATGTGCGTGCCGGACAGGCGAACAGCTACGGAACGCTCACCTACGTTCTCTACGGGCTCGTCGACGGCTTCACCATCGGCGCGTCGCCGACCGCCGGATTCAACACCGCGGGGGGAGCGCCGAGCAGCTCCGGCGTCGGGTTAGGCGACGTGAGTGCGATCGCCCAACTTCGGCTCCTCCGCCATCGGCCAGGAAGCTGGCTTCCGGCGACCGCCTTCAACGTGACCGAGACTTTCCCCACCGGCCGCTACGACCGGCTCGGCGCGCGCACGAGCGATGGATTCGGCAGCGGCGTCTACAGCACCACCCTGTCGCTGTACACGCAGAGCTACTTCTGGCTGCCTAACGGCAGGATCCTGCGGATGCGGGTCAATGTGTCGCAAGGATTCTCGAGCACGGCGTCAGTGCACGGCGTGAGCGTGTACGGCACCGACGCTGCGTTCCACGGTACCGCGACACCCGGCGCGACATCGGTGGCCGACGTTTCCTGGGAGTACAGCCTCACTCGCGGCTGGGCCCTCGCGCTCGAATTCAACGATCGATATCAGGCGGCGACACGCGTGCGCGGTGCGGAGCTCGCGGCCAGTCCGCTCATCGAGCCGAGCCACCACGACGCGCCCGCGGCCGACGCCTTCGCGATCGCGCCGGCCGTCGAATACAGTTGGACGCCGAATATCGGCGTGCTCTTGGCGTTGCGCGTCATCCCGCAGGGGCACAATACCACGCGATCGATCACGCCGGCGATCGCCATCAACATCGTGCGCTGACCGTCGTTAGGACGTGACGGACGACACGCCTCCGCCGGCGTCGCCGCCATCCACCTTCCGTGAGGCAGGCGTCGCTACTCGGCTCGCAGCGCCTCCAACGGGTCGACGGACATCGCACGCCGGGCCGGAACGAAACACGCCACCGCGCTCACGGCCAGCAGCACGATCGGCACCGCCGTGAACGTCACCGGATCGTATGGCGACACGCCAATGAGCAGCGATGACAGCAGGCGCGCAGCGGCAGCCGCGATCAACACTCCAGCAACAGCGCCCACGATTGCCATCGCCATCCCCTGGCGAACAACGAGCGCCAGCACGTTCGTCCTCCGCGCGCCGAGCGCGGTGCGAATGCCGAATTCGCGCTCGCGCGCTGTCACCGAGTACGCCATGATGCTGTAGACGCCGAGCGCCGCGAGGATGAGCGCGAACGCCGCGAACGCGGCAGTAAAAAAAAGCGGTAGCCGCTGACGAGCGAGCATGTTGGCCAGTACCGCATCCATGGTTTCCACTCCGGCCGACGGCATCGGCAGCTCGGGATCGAGCTGATGGAGAACGGCTCGAATTGCCGGCACGAGTATCCGTGGATCGCTGTCACTCCTAACGACAATCGTGCCCCAGCGCTGCGGGCGCTGCAGCGACGAGAGGTACACGGTCGGCGGCGCCTCCTGCCATGGGAATGCGCGCACGTCCCCAACCACGCCGACGATTTCGATCGACGGCGCGTGTTGACCGCCGAGTCGGATGCGTTGGCCGAGTGCGCTCGCACCGGGCCAGAGATGGCGCGCCATGCCGTCGTTGATCACCGCCACTAACGGCGCATCGGCTCGATCCCGGCGCGTGAGTATGCGCCCGGCGTGGAGCGGAATCGACATTGCCGCGAAGTAGTCGGGCGAGACGGTCACCCGGCTCGCCATGTTGGAAGCGCGCGCGTCGTTCGGCAGGCCATCGATGAAGAGCGAGTCCGCGCCGCCGGCGGTGTAGCCCTGCCACGGCGCGACCACCACCGTCCCGGCGGCGCGCACGCCCGGGAGCGCGCGCACGCGCGTGAGGAATTGATCGAAGAACGCCGTTTGTCGCGAGGAATCCTGGTACGGCGGCGGCGTCAGCGCCACGGTGAACGTCAGGACGTGCCGGCTCGTGTCGTACCCGACACCCGTGTGCTCGAGCGCCGACAGCGTGCGGCCGAGCAGACCGGCCGCGACGAGGAGCACGACAGCGAGCGCGACCTGCGTCGCGACAAGCAGCTTCCCCGCCCGCCTGACGGTACGGCCGCCCGACGCCGTGCGGCTCACCGACGCGAGGGAGCCCTGAAGGTCGAACCGGGTGCCGATCAGCGCGGGGGCGAGCCCGAACGCCAGCGCGCACGCAAGCGTCACGCCTAACGTGAAGCCCAACACGGTGAGATCGATATGCGCCGGCGCCAGCGACGGCATCACCGCCCGACCGGCCACTACGAGCAGCGGTGTCGCCCAGTACGCGAGCGCGACGCCGAGCACGCTGCCGCCGAGGGCGAGCACGACACTCTCGGTGAGGAGCTGCCTCACCAACCGTCCGCGTCCCGCGCCCAACGCGGCGCGCGCCGCGAGCTCCCGCTGCCGCGCCAACGCGCGCGACAGAAATAGTCCCGCCAGATTCACGCATGCCAGTACGAGGACGAGCACGGCCGCCGCCATTACAGCGAGCAGTGCCGGACGAATGGGACCCGCCAGGTCGTCGTGCAACGGCACAGCGGCAACCGGCGACTCATCGAGCAGCGCCGGATGTGCGTCTCGGATGCGGCTCGCCGTGACCTCGAAAGCGGTTCGCAGCTGGGTGACCCCGATGCCATTGGCCATCCGCCCAACGGCCCGGTAGGCCCGCCGGTGCTCGGCGGCCACGGGATCGGCGAATAGCGATCGAGGGTCGAGCGGGAACCACACCGCCGGCGATCGATCGGGCGAGACGAATCCCGGTGGGAGAATACCGACCACCGTGACCACCTGAGCGTTGAGTCGGATGTCGCGTCCGATGATCGACGAGTCGCCGCCAAAGTTTTGTTGCCAGATGGGATAGGTGAGCACGGCAACCGGCGCCGCGTCGGGCCCGACATCGCGCGAATCGATGGTACGCCCGAGCCACGGCCGTACGCCTAACACATGGAAGAAGTCGGGCGTGACCTGGACGCTTTCCCATTGTTCGGTGCTCCGGTCGCCCACGTAGGTCACGCCGCCGAACCAGCCCCAGACACCGACGCCGGTCAATGCGCGCGACTGCTGCACGGCGGAAATCTCGACCGGTGTCAACATGCCTTGAGCGTTGGGCTTTCCCGGGGCGGTGCCGTAGAGCCGTACCAGCCGATCCGGCTCGCGGTACGGCAGCCGGGCCAGCAGCACCGAGCGCACCACGGAAAACACCGCGGTGTTGGCACCGATGCCGAGCGCGATCGTCATGAGCACGACGAGCGCGAAGAACGGCGCTCGCCGCACGCCGCGCCAAAGTACGCGTGCATCCTGCCATGCTTCGGCCATCCACTCGGCTCGTCCGTCAGCGCGCTGTGACGCGCGATCCACCGACGCGCAGTACCGCCGCGTCTCGTCGAGATTCCCGAACTCGGCGAGGGCTTGCCGCCGCGCATCAACTTCTCGCATGCCCTGCTCGACGAGCTCGGCG
This portion of the Gemmatimonadaceae bacterium genome encodes:
- a CDS encoding M14 family zinc carboxypeptidase; the protein is MKRCSVCARLIAFTIAIVAGHSPVHAQGELHGLTPGRDPHQPIDSAYTAKIKEYTTEPFFTSPLVDYLPASKTVPTPQAVLGDIAGARDNLPYSKQVYEYMRLLAKSSPRVRVWTIGTTEEGREMIAVGIASEDIWKNLDRNKANLAKLGDPRTIGMNDSVAAKLIPETVPVYYITGTIHSTESGAPTALMELAYRLAVDESPYVANIRDHLITLITPIVEVDGRDRLVDIVRWHMAHPNDTPLPLIYWGHYVAHDNNRDAMGVTLKLTQNVMNTYVAWNAQVLHDLHESVPYLYDNTIGDEPYNAWIDPLLANEWQMIGWNNVQEMTRFGMPGVFAHGDFDTWSPGYLMFIAALHNGISRLYETFGNGGTAETLERTLSADETAKTWYRQDPPLPRVKWSLRDNNNYEQTGLLVSLEYFADNRQLFLENFYTKSKRSILKARTEGPAAYVLPADDPRLGAQADLLRVMQRQHVEVSRATAPFTVRVPAPHAAPAGGRAQRGSHPADTTAAAKTETRTFPAGSYIIRMDQPYSRIADAILDYQYWSPDDPQKHPYDDTGWTFPEGFAVECVRVVDTAVLRAPMTRVTNDITAPGGIHGAGSTFAIDNTGDNALITLRYRLKSADIRVAEEAFDAAGHHFARGSMLVSGVSRDDLGHAATALGIQPYGLRAVPNVKTHPARAPRIAIVHPWEGTQTEGWWRLAFDGQHVPYEYISTQTVAATADLNAKYDVIVFPPAGYSINSIIAGMPMWRNPMPWKTTPETPNIGRLDSTSDIRPGLGYDGIEHLQRFVKNGGLLITAGDISDLAMQTGLTNGVSSESPRSQEVVGSLLRTRLVDAASPIAYGIKDSLAVYSDDGESYGVSNFYGGRGRRRRLGGESITRETGRGTADESEAVQGRPPLTPDEERPAEPHVEPWQAAPVTDEQTRNALDLVPPDQRPRVILRYADRQNLLVSGLLDGGSDIADRPVVIDAPLGKGHVVLFANNPVYRGETIGSYTLVFNAIMNWDDLNAGRRLDAR
- a CDS encoding PLP-dependent aminotransferase family protein encodes the protein MSRLAPSFVPPVAIDARRRTPLYRQVYEWFQAAILAGQLKPGQRVPSTRQLATELGVSRIPVLGAYEQLHAEGYLETFVGAGTCVARSIPERTPLIGRPAARHGAVRPTNGAGPRRGSRLAGTIFQTDQSWLGNPGAFRISLPALDQFPTAVWARLVNRHARRVTRAMMAYGDPMGDRSLREAIAEYLGAARAVRCDASQIMVTTGSQQGLLVAARVLLDARDRVWVEDPAYPGARQALLAAGARMIPVPVDDEGLDVARGARAAPTARAVYITPSHQHPLGVTMSATRRMTLLDWASRAGAWIIEDDYDSEYRFDSRPIASLHSMDTDARVIYVGTFSKVLFPALRLGYVVVPKDLIPAFSAMRDAFDVFSSTLYQAVVSDFIREGHFARHIRRMRMVYMERRQALVDALREEVGDGLEVIGAAAGLHLAVMLPRGMSDEAVARRAAARSILVTPLSGCYFKRPARGGLILGYGGVTSHEIREGVKKLAQCVDN
- a CDS encoding ABC transporter permease, translating into MARLTDRRLFQLPWRSAGRIRADVDDEIRFDLDMRTAELVEQGMREVDARRQALAEFGNLDETRRYCASVDRASQRADGRAEWMAEAWQDARVLWRGVRRAPFFALVVLMTIALGIGANTAVFSVVRSVLLARLPYREPDRLVRLYGTAPGKPNAQGMLTPVEISAVQQSRALTGVGVWGWFGGVTYVGDRSTEQWESVQVTPDFFHVLGVRPWLGRTIDSRDVGPDAAPVAVLTYPIWQQNFGGDSSIIGRDIRLNAQVVTVVGILPPGFVSPDRSPAVWFPLDPRSLFADPVAAEHRRAYRAVGRMANGIGVTQLRTAFEVTASRIRDAHPALLDESPVAAVPLHDDLAGPIRPALLAVMAAAVLVLVLACVNLAGLFLSRALARQRELAARAALGAGRGRLVRQLLTESVVLALGGSVLGVALAYWATPLLVVAGRAVMPSLAPAHIDLTVLGFTLGVTLACALAFGLAPALIGTRFDLQGSLASVSRTASGGRTVRRAGKLLVATQVALAVVLLVAAGLLGRTLSALEHTGVGYDTSRHVLTFTVALTPPPYQDSSRQTAFFDQFLTRVRALPGVRAAGTVVVAPWQGYTAGGADSLFIDGLPNDARASNMASRVTVSPDYFAAMSIPLHAGRILTRRDRADAPLVAVINDGMARHLWPGASALGQRIRLGGQHAPSIEIVGVVGDVRAFPWQEAPPTVYLSSLQRPQRWGTIVVRSDSDPRILVPAIRAVLHQLDPELPMPSAGVETMDAVLANMLARQRLPLFFTAAFAAFALILAALGVYSIMAYSVTAREREFGIRTALGARRTNVLALVVRQGMAMAIVGAVAGVLIAAAAARLLSSLLIGVSPYDPVTFTAVPIVLLAVSAVACFVPARRAMSVDPLEALRAE